One region of Quercus lobata isolate SW786 chromosome 2, ValleyOak3.0 Primary Assembly, whole genome shotgun sequence genomic DNA includes:
- the LOC115974732 gene encoding galactan beta-1,4-galactosyltransferase GALS1: MRKESPPPSAPGGKLFSFFETKTLVATLLALTLVMLMWNLPPYYQNLLSTTRVSCSATTTTTLTATTPNVSLTNFSTTPVAEQKYSTSTSTPKSNDPNKRVFQTFGSATALFVLMGAYRGGPRTFAVVGLASKPTHVYGHPWYKCEWISNNGSSIRAKAYKMLPDWGYGHVYTVVVVNCTFPDNPNWDNLGGKLTINAYYNESPRRYEKFTALEEAPGSYDESKYHPPYQYEYLYCGSSLYGSLSASRIREWMAYHAWFFGPKSHFVFHDADGISPEVRAALEPWVRAGRATVQDIKGQAEFDGYYYNQFMVVNDCLHRYRHSANWTFYFDVDEYIYLPDGNTLESVLKEFSDYTQFTIEQNPMSSVLCLNDSTRDYSSEWGFEKLLFRDSITGIRRDRKYAIQAKNAYATGVHMSENVIGKTLHKTETKIRYYHYHNSISVQGEPCREFLPLSAKNNVTWYNKIPYVYDDNMKKLADTIKEFERKTIGNVVQL, from the exons atgagGAAAGAATCACCGCCGCCCTCAGCTCCCGGCGGCAAATTGTTCAGCTTCTTCGAAACCAAAACCTTAGTAGCCACATTACTTGCTCTGACACTAGTCATGCTCATGTGGAACCTCCCTCCTTACTACCAAAACCTCCTCTCCACCACTCGCGTTTCTTGctccgccaccaccaccaccaccttaACCGCCACCACACCCAACGTTTCCTTAACTAACTTTTCAACTACCCCAGTTGCTGAACAAAAGTACTCAACCTCAACTTCAACACCCAAGAGTAACGACCCCAATAAGCGAGTCTTCCAGACTTTTGGTAGCGCCACTGCTCTCTTTGTCCTAATGGGTGCTTACCGCGGTGGGCCTCGGACTTTTGCGGTGGTGGGTTTAGCCTCCAAGCCCACTCACGTTTATGGTCACCCATGGTACAAATGCGAGTGGATCTCTAACAATGGGTCTTCCATTAGAGCTAAAGCTTATAAGATGCTTCCAGATTGGGGTTATGGCCATGTCTACactgttgttgttgtcaattgTACTTTTCCAGACAATCCCAATTGGGACAACTTGGGTGGGAAGCTCACAATCAATGCGTACTACAACGAGTCTCCGAGGAGGTACGAGAAATTCACTGCCTTGGAAGAAGCACCGGGTTCTTACGACGAGTCCAAGTACCACCCACCTTATCAGTACGAGTATTTGTATTGTGGGTCATCTTTGTACGGGAGTTTGAGTGCTTCTAGGATCAGAGAATGGATGGCTTACCACGCTTGGTTTTTCGGACCCAAGTCCCATTTCGTGTTTCACGATGCGGATGGGATTTCACCTGAGGTTAGAGCCGCACTGGAGCCATGGGTGCGAGCTGGGAGAGCCACGGTTCAAGATATTAAGGGCCAGGCCGAGTTTGACGGGTATTACTATAACCAATTCATGGTGGTGAATGATTGTCTACATCGGTACCGACACTCTGCTAATTGGACTTTTTACTTTGATGTGGATGAGTATATCTATTTGCCTGACGGGAATACGCTAGAATCTGTGCTCAAAGAGTTCTCAGACTATACTCAGTTCACTATTGAGCAGAATCCTATGTCTAGTGTGCTCTGCTTGAATGATTCCACTCGCGATTATTCTAG TGAATGGGGATTTGAGAAGCTACTATTCAGAGACTCAATAACTGGGATTCGAAGGGATCGGAAATACGCAATTCAGGCTAAGAATGCGTACGCCACGGGTGTACACATGTCCGAGAATGTAATTGGGAAGACATTGCACAAGACCGAAACAAAGATCAGATATTATCACTACCACAACTCCATTTCGGTACAAGGTGAACCGTGCAGGGAATTTCTACCACTATCGGCGAAGAACAATGTGACATGGTACAACAAGATACCTTATGTTTACGATGATAATATGAAGAAACTTGCCGACACTATCAAGGAATTCGAGCGCAAAACCATTGGAAACGTTGTACAGCTCTAG